From a region of the Drosophila virilis strain 15010-1051.87 chromosome 3, Dvir_AGI_RSII-ME, whole genome shotgun sequence genome:
- the Ccdc114 gene encoding coiled-coil domain-containing protein 63, translated as MTDQLDQLATAELQRLQRQHRALQLDLRGLLEEKTKRLKKQNHMINVLQLEYDKLKDEMKTLEGGTHARKNTNKEKLLATLQNQQSELQRVYQGERTNLWELEGHIRKMEKEIDALRRNEVPDNCYKETICKVQKSVVKLENRLDVVNKKCSDVLTENGKMRDAINHMLQDRANFNDMWQSMVTQFNDGKKLIMDLIDQSTMAFDQRQELCTKLSVLKDRNENDKVMHIQEMREMQRRLEHDAKLQKFFDIKGQKRVNPELEQRELDKKQNQKDNYERQLFEYKEIIERIKQLYGEDDTERLVAQFKRQEDENFALFSYVNELSHEVEVLNDTTQDLTDQIERQKSEQTEKELKLKTEALDYLNDELVRVEQLAKETSEKKQNLSTRLQQLLKGIEDIFKLLACDDAPILNVLSSRTFLTVHNVKLFVGVIERRVNIIISTINIEDNSNRILARKDRVPKFNIRESAKMKH; from the exons ATGACTGACCAACTGGACCAACTGGCCACCGCTGAGCTGCAGCGTCTGCAGCGCCAGCATCGTGCCCTACAGCTGGACCTGCGCGGGCTGCTAGAGGAGAAAACCAAACGTCTGAAAAAGCAAAATCACATGATTAACGTTCTGCAGTTGGAATATGACAAACTTAAGGATGAAATGAAAACCCTGGAGGGCGGCACTCATGCACGTAAAAATACCAACAAGGAGAAACTCTTGGCAACCCTGCAAAATCAACAGTCCGAACTGCAACGCGTGTACCAAGGCGAACGCACCAATTTGTGGGAGTTAGAGGGTCACATtcggaaaatggaaaaagaaaTAGATGCATTGCGTCGCAACGAAGTGCCCGACAATTGCTACAAGGAGACCATTTGTAAGGTGCAAAAGAGTGTAGTCAAACTAGAGAATCGCCTCGACGTGGTCAACAAAAAGTGTTCCGATGTTCTAACCGAGAACGGCAAAATGCGTGACGCCATAAACCATATGCTTCAAGATCG CGCAAACTTTAACGACATGTGGCAATCGATGGTTACACAATTCAACGACGGAAAAAAGCTCATCATGGATTTAATTGATCAGTCAACAATGGCCTTTGATCAACGCCAAGAGCTGTGCACGAAGCTATCGGTGCTGAAGGACCGCAACGAGAATGATAAGGTGATGCATATACAGGAAATGCGAGAAATGCAGCGTCGCTTGGAGCACGATGCCAAGTTGCAAAAGTTCTTCGACATCAAGGGTCAGAAACGCGTCAATCCCGAACTGGAACAACGTGAGCTGGACAAAAAGCAGAATCAAAAGGACAACTATGAGCGCCAGCTATTCGAATACAAAGAGATAATTGAAAGAATTAAACAGCTTTATGGCGAAGATGACACGGAACGCCTGGTGGCACAATTTAAGCGCCAGGAAGATGAAAACTTTGCGCTCTTCAGCTACGTGAATGAGTTGAGTCACGAGGTGGAGGTACTTAATGATACCACACAGGATTTAACAGATCAGATTG AGCGCCAAAAATCGGAGCAAACAGAAAAGGAACTGAAGCTCAAAACAGAGGCCTTGGATTATTTAAATGACGAACTGGTGCGTGTTGAGCAACTGGCCAAAGAGACAAgcgaaaagaaacaaaatctgAGCACTCGATTGCAGCAGCTACTCAAGGGTATTGAGGACATATTCAA ATTACTGGCCTGTGATGATGCACCCATACTTAATGTGCTCAGCTCCAGAACCTTCCTGACTGTCCATAATGTGAAGCTATTCGTTGGGGTCATTGAGCGTCGTGTGAATATAATTATCAGTACAATTAACATTGAGGATAACTCCAACAGGATATTGGCAAGAAAGGATCGTGTGCCCAAATTTAATATACGGGAATCGGCTAAAATGAAGCATTAG